Proteins encoded in a region of the Augochlora pura isolate Apur16 chromosome 4, APUR_v2.2.1, whole genome shotgun sequence genome:
- the LOC144468731 gene encoding uncharacterized protein LOC144468731 encodes MSNVSGIMEPEAVVGKQALVHRVSNMVQDDSYSSSPPAPLLLRHSSMQKIRHCCQNLNLLPYLLYTFDNSKSHPIARRVHLCFDQLLQVVTARLLFLYQQFRQSLLQEIQTSKELRTQEEPEGSRTEVVDACSRPAVKFNSIPRRKRKQTPLYLTLAVYLAPLLLFFQLVGLLGLMEIGKCTPGFMFLTSALLFLGCISLKVFFHETTPRPARRQKNKVQ; translated from the exons ATGTCGAACGTGTCCGGAATAATGGAGCCAGAGGCCGTCGTCGGGAAGCAGGCTCTCGTACACCGGGTGTCCAACATGGTGCAAG ACGACAGCTACAGCAGCAGCCCTCCCGCGCCGTTGCTGCTGAGACACTCGTCGATGCAGAAGATCCGACACTGCTGCCAGAATCTGAACCTGTTGCCGTATCTGCTATACACGTTCGACAACTCGAAGTCGCACCCGATCGCCCGCAGGGTGCACCTGTGCTTCGACCAGCTGCTGCAGGTGGTTACTGCCAGATTGTTGTTCCTGTACCAGCAGTTCCGGCAGAGCCTGCTCCAAGAGATCCAGACCTCGAAAGAGCTGAGAACCCAGGAGGAGCCGGAAGGATCGAGGACGGAGGTGGTCGACGCCTGCAGCAGGCCCGCGGTCAAGTTCAACAGCATACCTCGACGGAAGCGCAAGCAGACGCCGCTCTATCTAACGCTGGCGGTCTACCTGGCTCCGCTGCTACTTTTCTTCCAGCTGGTCGGCTTGCTGGGCCTCATGGAGATTGGCAAATGCACGCCCGGCTTCATGTTCCTGACCTCCGCGCTCCTCTTCCTCGGCTGCATCTCCCTCAAGGTCTTCTTCCACGAGACCACGCCACGACCGGCCAGACGCCAGAAGAACAAAGTGCAATGA